The nucleotide sequence CAGAAGTTTTCCAACCTCTTCAATAAGTCTTTCAATCTGTGAAATATCAGTTTTACAATATCCGAGCCTTTTAGAAAAACCGAGAAGATACTCTGTTTCAGCTAATGATCCCAGTGCTATATTTATAAATTGAAGAAGCTCCTTTTTGCCTTTTCTCGCATAACCTTCTGCTATGTT is from Thermodesulfovibrionales bacterium and encodes:
- a CDS encoding four helix bundle protein, producing the protein MAKYKELIVFQKADELAFEIYKLTNNFPKSEIFGLTSQLRRAALSIPANIAEGYARKGKKELLQFINIALGSLAETEYLLGFSKRLGYCKTDISQIERLIEEVGKLL